The following proteins are encoded in a genomic region of Spirosoma sp. SC4-14:
- a CDS encoding beta-L-arabinofuranosidase domain-containing protein, whose translation MKNKVILPILYAGFMLTAAAQVKQNALPTTGYLQNRAPLHPNAYLQLPLGTIKPKGWLREMLVRQKTGATGHLDKLYPLVMNQRNGWLGGNGDQWERGPYWIDGLLPLAYILDDEELIAKAKPWVDWAINSQQPDGYFGPSNDYPHEAGIQRDNSRDWWPKMVMLKILQQYYSATGDKRVITLMTNYFKYQLQELPKKPLDHWTFWARYRGGDNLMIVYWLYNITGDKFLLDLGDLLHKQTFDYTTGFLTTDMLSQAGSIHCVNLAQGIKEPLIYYQHHPDKKYIDATKKGIADIRKYNGMAHGLYGGDEALHGNNPTQGSELCSAVEMMFSLENMLSITGDVGFADHLEKIAFNALPAQIADDFMSRQYFQQANQVMATRHTRNFDVNHSGTDLCFGLLTGYPCCTSNMHQGWPKFTQNLWYATPDKGLAALVYSPSEVKAYVANGTAVSFSEDTSYPFGETIRFTLSLDKSVKSVSFPFHLRIPEWCKQGIITINGKVWQEVAGNQIVAISRDWKPGDVVELTLPMHLFKNTWYENSVSIERGPITYALKIGEEVKQIKNDKDPIDYGSTYAEIRPATPWNYGLLNVLDKTLKDNYVVEQTGATTTYPWNPENAPIQIKTKAQRIPSWQLYNEMTGPIPYSITYGLQTTSQTEEIILIPYGCTTLRISQFPVLGRQ comes from the coding sequence ATGAAAAACAAGGTTATCCTGCCAATACTATATGCTGGTTTTATGCTAACCGCAGCGGCACAGGTTAAACAGAATGCTCTTCCAACTACCGGCTACCTGCAAAATCGGGCACCGCTCCATCCGAACGCGTATCTGCAACTTCCGTTAGGCACCATTAAACCCAAAGGCTGGCTACGGGAAATGCTGGTTCGTCAGAAAACTGGAGCAACGGGACACCTTGATAAGCTCTATCCGCTGGTAATGAACCAGCGCAATGGCTGGTTGGGGGGCAATGGCGATCAGTGGGAACGCGGGCCTTACTGGATCGATGGGCTGCTGCCACTTGCCTACATCCTGGACGATGAGGAACTAATTGCAAAAGCCAAACCGTGGGTTGACTGGGCCATCAACAGCCAGCAACCCGATGGCTATTTCGGTCCGTCGAACGATTATCCGCATGAAGCAGGCATTCAGCGCGACAATAGCCGCGACTGGTGGCCCAAAATGGTGATGCTAAAGATTCTACAGCAGTATTATTCGGCTACGGGCGACAAGCGCGTCATCACCTTAATGACCAACTATTTTAAGTATCAACTTCAGGAACTCCCTAAAAAGCCACTCGATCACTGGACGTTCTGGGCACGCTACCGGGGTGGCGATAACCTGATGATTGTCTATTGGCTTTACAACATTACAGGCGATAAATTTTTGCTGGACCTGGGCGATCTGCTCCATAAGCAAACCTTCGATTATACCACTGGTTTTCTGACTACCGATATGCTTTCGCAGGCGGGCAGTATTCATTGCGTCAATCTGGCTCAGGGCATTAAGGAACCGCTTATTTATTATCAGCACCACCCCGACAAAAAATACATCGACGCCACCAAAAAAGGCATTGCCGACATTCGTAAATACAATGGCATGGCCCACGGCCTATACGGGGGCGACGAAGCCTTACATGGCAACAATCCCACTCAGGGATCGGAACTCTGTTCGGCCGTCGAAATGATGTTTTCGCTGGAAAATATGCTGTCGATCACGGGCGACGTTGGTTTTGCCGATCATCTCGAAAAAATTGCGTTTAATGCCTTACCGGCCCAGATTGCCGATGATTTTATGAGCCGCCAGTATTTTCAACAGGCCAATCAGGTGATGGCGACCCGGCATACCCGCAATTTCGATGTCAATCATAGTGGTACGGACCTCTGTTTTGGCCTGCTGACGGGTTATCCTTGCTGCACCTCCAATATGCATCAGGGCTGGCCAAAATTTACGCAGAACTTATGGTACGCCACACCCGACAAAGGGTTAGCCGCGCTCGTTTATTCGCCGAGCGAGGTGAAGGCATATGTTGCGAATGGTACAGCCGTATCGTTCAGCGAAGACACCAGCTACCCCTTCGGCGAAACCATCCGCTTTACGCTATCGCTCGACAAATCCGTCAAATCGGTCTCGTTTCCGTTCCACCTTCGCATACCCGAATGGTGTAAACAGGGCATTATAACTATCAATGGAAAAGTCTGGCAGGAAGTCGCAGGTAATCAGATTGTAGCGATCAGCCGCGACTGGAAACCAGGCGATGTGGTTGAACTGACCCTGCCGATGCACCTGTTCAAAAACACCTGGTATGAGAATTCAGTATCCATTGAACGGGGGCCGATCACCTACGCGCTCAAAATTGGCGAAGAAGTGAAGCAGATAAAGAACGACAAAGATCCCATTGACTACGGTTCGACTTATGCCGAAATTCGCCCGGCAACGCCCTGGAATTACGGTTTGCTCAACGTATTGGACAAAACACTTAAGGACAACTACGTGGTAGAACAAACAGGAGCAACTACTACCTATCCCTGGAATCCCGAAAACGCGCCCATACAAATCAAAACCAAAGCCCAGCGGATTCCGTCGTGGCAACTCTACAATGAAATGACGGGGCCAATTCCGTACAGCATCACCTATGGCCTGCAAACGACCAGCCAAACCGAAGAAATCATATTGATTCCCTATGGCTGTACAACGCTGCGCATTTCGCAGTTTCCGGTTCTGGGCAGGCAGTAG
- a CDS encoding DUF2306 domain-containing protein: MMTNTDVLLPEKTTGSFATRLLTLSAATWLVVATAGQWIFGGYILLMYVRTAITGDFGRWNDVLPKGYIEGDWKGNLVVGIHVLLASIMVIGGPLQLIPQVRRSFPGFHRWLGRLYATLAILISAAGLTMVWTRGSVGDATQHISISIQAIYIISFALLAVRYARARQFRAHEKWALRLFMVANGVWFFRIGLMCWLLINGGPVGFDPKTFTGPFLTILSVFTYAVPLSLVILEMYWYAQRKQSRVFSLLTATLIFLCALITGIGIFGATMGMWLPRMN; the protein is encoded by the coding sequence ATGATGACCAATACGGATGTGTTGTTGCCCGAAAAAACAACGGGTTCGTTTGCCACACGATTGCTCACCCTGTCGGCTGCGACATGGTTGGTGGTGGCAACGGCCGGACAATGGATATTTGGTGGATATATTCTGCTGATGTACGTAAGAACGGCTATAACAGGCGATTTCGGCCGATGGAACGACGTCTTACCTAAAGGGTATATTGAAGGCGACTGGAAAGGGAATCTCGTGGTTGGCATACACGTTCTGCTGGCATCCATCATGGTCATAGGCGGACCATTACAACTCATTCCGCAGGTTCGCCGGAGTTTTCCAGGGTTTCATCGCTGGCTGGGCAGGCTGTATGCAACCCTGGCAATACTGATTAGCGCGGCCGGACTGACAATGGTCTGGACACGCGGTAGTGTCGGCGATGCAACGCAGCACATTAGCATCAGTATTCAGGCCATTTATATCATTTCGTTTGCCTTACTGGCGGTTCGGTATGCACGCGCCCGCCAATTTCGCGCTCATGAAAAATGGGCACTGCGGCTGTTTATGGTAGCCAATGGCGTCTGGTTTTTTCGGATAGGGCTGATGTGCTGGCTACTCATCAACGGAGGACCGGTTGGGTTCGATCCGAAAACATTCACCGGACCATTTCTGACCATACTCTCCGTATTTACATATGCTGTGCCGCTTTCGCTGGTCATACTGGAAATGTATTGGTATGCTCAGAGAAAACAAAGCAGGGTATTTAGTCTGCTGACGGCAACCCTGATTTTTCTGTGTGCCCTTATCACGGGCATCGGAATTTTTGGCGCAACAATGGGCATGTGGCTTCCCCGAATGAACTAG
- a CDS encoding Crp/Fnr family transcriptional regulator codes for MEHYYTRLFNYVEEIISLPEADRTLIRRLFKPVFVPKDTILEPAGQVPQYHNFIVSGYMRNFHLDQDNNEITTDLNDGSRFFTSYFHFMNRTVSNESLHCITDCELLQTSRDDVDAGAQLSITQKDYTIQILQKHLDEDKKRINDMANLTAEDRYRKFLKEKPTIIRYVPLRYIASYLGITQRHLSRLRREIGT; via the coding sequence ATGGAGCATTATTACACCCGATTGTTTAACTATGTTGAAGAAATAATAAGCTTGCCCGAAGCCGACAGAACGTTAATTCGTCGGCTGTTTAAGCCGGTTTTTGTACCAAAAGACACTATTCTCGAACCAGCCGGACAAGTGCCCCAATACCATAATTTTATTGTTTCGGGCTACATGCGCAACTTTCACCTCGATCAGGATAATAACGAAATCACGACCGACCTAAACGACGGTTCCCGCTTCTTTACGTCGTATTTTCATTTTATGAACCGTACAGTTTCTAACGAGAGTCTACACTGTATTACCGACTGTGAGCTATTGCAAACCAGCCGCGACGATGTTGATGCTGGGGCGCAGCTCAGTATTACGCAGAAAGATTACACGATTCAGATTCTGCAAAAACACCTCGATGAAGACAAAAAACGGATCAACGATATGGCTAATCTGACGGCCGAAGATCGATATCGGAAGTTCCTGAAAGAAAAACCAACCATCATTCGTTATGTGCCCTTGCGCTACATAGCGTCGTATCTGGGTATTACACAGAGGCACCTGAGTCGTTTGCGCCGAGAGATTGGGACATGA
- a CDS encoding MFS transporter, which translates to MQTRKAVINEAVSDLYRNYVLAMLTLVYVFNFIDRQLLVILQESIKKELDLSDTQLGVLSGFTFALFYVTLGIPIARLADKTNRRNIVAASLGLWSMMTACSGLAQNFFQLLLARIGVGVGEAGGSPPAHAMISDYFPPEKRSTALSIYSTGIYLGVLAGFLLGGYLSQQLGWRSAFFVVGVPGVVFSLLFYLSVKEPQRGATDEYDAPASEPPSLPEVLKRLYATKTFVYLSMATGLHVFCIYGLINWAPSFLSRIHGMKNAEIGALLGPIFGIGGAVGSFAGGFLTDYFGKTDQRRYLTIPAYAIILSIPCVAGALFLPNTVYAVIGLGLSASLHSMYLGPSIAVAHSLVPASMRSLTSAILFFVLNFIGLGFGPLVVGMLSDGLAPTLGAQSLRWAMSIIIIISVGSTASFLAAAQKLAVDRQLNS; encoded by the coding sequence ATGCAAACCAGGAAAGCCGTTATTAATGAGGCTGTAAGTGATCTGTATCGAAATTATGTCCTGGCAATGCTAACGCTGGTCTATGTTTTCAACTTTATTGATCGGCAACTGCTGGTTATTCTCCAGGAATCGATCAAAAAGGAGTTGGATTTATCCGATACGCAACTAGGTGTACTTTCCGGCTTTACGTTCGCGCTCTTTTATGTTACCCTGGGTATTCCGATTGCACGTTTGGCCGACAAAACCAACCGTCGGAATATTGTAGCAGCATCGCTGGGTCTGTGGAGTATGATGACAGCCTGCTCGGGTCTGGCACAAAATTTTTTCCAGTTGCTTTTGGCCCGTATTGGTGTGGGCGTAGGCGAAGCTGGTGGTAGCCCACCGGCTCACGCTATGATATCCGATTATTTTCCACCCGAAAAACGCTCAACAGCGCTCTCGATCTATTCAACGGGCATATATTTGGGGGTACTGGCCGGGTTTTTACTGGGTGGATACCTTAGTCAACAGCTTGGCTGGCGAAGTGCTTTTTTTGTTGTAGGAGTTCCGGGAGTTGTTTTCTCCTTGTTGTTCTACTTATCGGTAAAAGAACCTCAGCGCGGAGCTACCGATGAATATGATGCCCCGGCCAGCGAGCCGCCTTCGTTGCCCGAAGTCTTAAAGCGTCTGTATGCTACCAAAACTTTCGTGTACCTGTCGATGGCTACCGGGTTGCATGTCTTTTGTATTTATGGCCTGATCAATTGGGCACCATCGTTCCTGTCGAGGATTCATGGCATGAAGAATGCCGAAATAGGCGCATTGCTGGGCCCTATCTTCGGCATTGGCGGTGCTGTCGGCTCGTTTGCGGGTGGCTTTCTGACCGATTATTTTGGAAAAACTGATCAACGCAGGTACCTGACCATTCCGGCCTATGCCATTATTCTCTCCATTCCATGCGTAGCTGGTGCACTTTTTCTACCCAATACCGTTTACGCTGTCATTGGCTTAGGGCTTAGTGCGTCGCTTCATAGTATGTATCTGGGGCCTTCCATTGCTGTGGCGCATAGCCTTGTCCCGGCTTCGATGCGTTCCCTTACATCGGCCATCCTGTTTTTTGTACTCAACTTTATTGGTTTGGGCTTTGGTCCATTGGTTGTCGGAATGCTCAGCGATGGACTTGCGCCCACGCTGGGTGCCCAATCCCTGCGCTGGGCCATGTCTATCATTATCATCATCAGTGTTGGCTCGACCGCCAGTTTTCTGGCTGCAGCCCAAAAACTGGCGGTCGACCGGCAACTGAACAGTTGA
- a CDS encoding serine hydrolase domain-containing protein, whose protein sequence is MNRCLIVLLILSAFLAYNTQAQPKANVLTEAPPAAGGFSATRLARLDSGMNDWVNQKWVNGSVVLIARHGKIVFYKAHGYNDPTKKVPLDKTGIFRIASQTKALTSVAVMMLWEEGKFSLDDPVSRFIPSFANEKVLASFNPKDTTYTTVPAKRPVTIRDLLTHTSGLGYPAIGTPAENAIYAKSYITGGVGTKGQTLSDAMTRLGSLPLFFQPGEQWKYGLNMDVLGYLIEQWSGMTLEDFFRKRICQPLGMHDTYFNVPPEKGARLVNFFLGDSTGTIQQQASVFGGALDMNYPLQKTSYFSGGGGMSSTIYDYAIFLQMLLNGGTYNGVRLLARNTVRLMTMNQIGDLSPNIGDHARDNTFGFGFLVISENGSRFTPSQVGTYSWGGVFSTSYWVDPKEDMLVLIYRQMWGPYVSNTDKAFKALVYQAIND, encoded by the coding sequence ATGAATCGTTGCCTGATTGTTTTATTGATACTATCTGCCTTTCTGGCTTACAACACCCAAGCCCAGCCAAAGGCAAACGTTCTCACAGAAGCGCCACCGGCGGCCGGTGGGTTTTCGGCTACCCGCCTGGCCCGGCTGGATTCGGGCATGAATGATTGGGTCAATCAGAAATGGGTGAACGGTTCGGTCGTGCTGATTGCCCGTCATGGCAAAATCGTTTTCTATAAAGCGCATGGTTATAATGACCCGACTAAAAAAGTCCCGCTCGACAAAACCGGAATTTTTCGGATTGCCTCCCAAACGAAAGCGCTTACCTCCGTAGCCGTGATGATGCTCTGGGAAGAGGGGAAATTTTCGCTCGACGATCCGGTTTCCAGATTCATTCCCTCCTTCGCTAATGAAAAAGTACTGGCCAGTTTCAACCCTAAAGACACCACCTACACCACTGTTCCGGCCAAACGACCCGTCACGATCCGCGATCTGCTAACCCATACGTCGGGCCTGGGCTACCCAGCCATTGGCACACCGGCCGAAAACGCTATTTATGCCAAAAGCTACATAACAGGTGGAGTTGGCACAAAAGGACAAACACTTTCTGACGCCATGACGCGCCTGGGTAGTCTACCCCTCTTTTTTCAGCCCGGCGAACAATGGAAATACGGTCTGAATATGGACGTATTAGGCTACCTGATTGAGCAATGGTCGGGAATGACACTGGAAGATTTTTTTCGGAAGCGCATCTGTCAGCCACTGGGTATGCATGATACTTATTTTAACGTCCCCCCCGAAAAAGGCGCCCGGCTGGTAAACTTTTTTCTCGGCGATTCAACCGGAACCATACAGCAGCAGGCATCGGTTTTCGGCGGAGCACTCGACATGAACTATCCACTACAAAAAACGAGCTATTTTTCGGGAGGTGGCGGTATGTCATCCACCATTTATGATTATGCAATTTTTCTGCAAATGTTGCTAAACGGCGGAACCTATAACGGTGTTCGGCTATTGGCCCGCAATACGGTGCGGCTGATGACCATGAACCAGATTGGCGATCTAAGCCCGAACATTGGCGACCATGCCCGCGATAACACATTTGGGTTCGGCTTTTTGGTTATTTCTGAAAACGGCAGCCGGTTCACTCCCAGTCAGGTAGGCACCTATTCGTGGGGTGGTGTGTTTTCAACATCTTATTGGGTCGACCCTAAAGAGGATATGCTGGTATTGATCTACCGGCAGATGTGGGGCCCCTATGTGTCGAATACCGATAAAGCATTTAAGGCTTTAGTGTATCAGGCAATTAATGATTGA
- a CDS encoding IS110 family transposase, with translation METVFTPLKYGVGIDMGKDKFHACLSAIDACGQIKIRATHHFANSPKGRTEFDRWCAHHQKDKDLPVHYLMEATGVYYEHLALALHQKGAYVCVVLPQKAKYYVKALGIKTKTDGVDAQALAMMVCQQRLEAWRPISQAMYELRQLTRQQADLQVFKTKVSNHLMSLEQGMYQAKAVKKQMTKLLAEIDQQIAECEKLIAKAIADNTEWKRKAEQIGVIKGVGLLTIAHLITETNEFALFENQRQLVSYAGYDVVENQSGKRVGKTRISKRGNSRIRHSLHMAALMVVRYEQRPFVGLYERVIERTKIKMKGYVAVQRKLLTLIYALWKKDEKYDGDFANERQKKVAPTEGATLHRPQVNVLESANISELVES, from the coding sequence ATGGAAACAGTATTCACCCCCCTGAAGTATGGTGTCGGTATCGACATGGGCAAGGATAAGTTTCATGCCTGCCTGAGTGCAATTGATGCCTGTGGCCAGATTAAAATTAGAGCCACTCATCACTTCGCTAACTCCCCTAAAGGTCGTACCGAGTTTGACCGCTGGTGTGCTCATCATCAGAAGGACAAAGACCTGCCAGTTCACTATTTGATGGAAGCTACGGGGGTCTACTACGAACACTTAGCCCTGGCACTGCATCAAAAAGGGGCTTATGTGTGCGTCGTCTTACCTCAGAAGGCAAAGTACTACGTTAAAGCCCTAGGCATCAAAACCAAAACTGATGGAGTGGATGCGCAGGCCCTGGCTATGATGGTGTGTCAGCAACGACTTGAAGCCTGGCGACCGATTAGCCAGGCTATGTATGAGCTTCGGCAGCTCACAAGACAACAAGCTGATCTACAAGTTTTTAAGACGAAAGTAAGCAATCACCTGATGAGTTTGGAGCAGGGTATGTATCAAGCTAAAGCTGTCAAAAAGCAGATGACCAAGCTGTTAGCTGAGATTGACCAACAGATTGCTGAGTGTGAGAAGCTGATTGCTAAAGCGATTGCTGACAATACCGAGTGGAAGCGAAAAGCCGAGCAGATTGGTGTAATTAAAGGGGTAGGCTTGCTGACCATAGCGCATCTCATCACTGAAACTAATGAATTTGCTTTGTTCGAAAATCAACGACAGTTGGTAAGCTATGCGGGCTACGATGTAGTCGAAAACCAGAGCGGTAAACGAGTAGGTAAGACGCGGATCAGTAAGCGAGGCAATTCACGGATTCGGCACAGCTTACACATGGCGGCTCTGATGGTTGTGCGCTACGAACAACGGCCCTTTGTGGGCTTGTATGAACGAGTCATTGAGCGCACTAAAATCAAGATGAAAGGGTATGTGGCCGTACAGCGAAAGCTGCTGACGCTAATCTACGCCCTTTGGAAAAAAGACGAGAAATATGACGGTGATTTTGCAAACGAAAGGCAAAAAAAAGTAGCCCCAACTGAGGGGGCTACGCTGCATCGACCACAAGTGAACGTGCTTGAGAGTGCGAACATAAGCGAATTGGTCGAATCTTGA